One Halorientalis litorea DNA segment encodes these proteins:
- a CDS encoding metallophosphoesterase family protein, with the protein MDVALVSDTHVPSRAPEIPRWVRERVRAADHTIHAGDFDSAPALATFEDVATDLTAVGGNTDYGLGLPRVATVELGGVEFVVTHGDGGPPGYEQRVAETVREHAGDGLTVGVAGHTHEVLDTTVGGVRLLNPGTATGAGPATRVSMLTVRVTDGTLTVELHEGE; encoded by the coding sequence ATGGATGTCGCACTCGTCAGTGATACGCACGTGCCGTCGCGGGCACCCGAGATACCGAGGTGGGTGCGCGAACGCGTCCGGGCGGCGGACCACACCATCCACGCGGGAGATTTCGACTCCGCCCCCGCGCTCGCCACGTTCGAGGACGTGGCGACCGACCTGACTGCGGTCGGCGGAAACACCGACTACGGACTGGGCCTGCCACGCGTCGCGACAGTCGAACTCGGCGGCGTGGAGTTCGTCGTGACCCACGGCGACGGCGGTCCCCCGGGCTACGAACAGCGGGTGGCCGAGACCGTTCGTGAACACGCCGGCGACGGGCTGACCGTCGGTGTCGCCGGGCACACGCACGAGGTCCTCGACACGACAGTCGGGGGCGTGCGACTGCTCAATCCCGGCACGGCGACCGGTGCGGGGCCGGCGACGCGCGTGTCGATGTTGACTGTACGAGTCACGGACGGGACGCTCACGGTCGAACTGCACGAAGGGGAATAG
- a CDS encoding NUDIX domain-containing protein, with protein MTETHVVTCFLRHRGDVLLLRRSEAVGSYTGRWGGVAGHVADDAGRDRTPEAAARAEISEETGLADACSLVRRGDPFTVTDAELGREWLVHPFLFDCNSRDVTTNEETAAVEWVSPTAILRRETVPDLWTSYDRVRPTAESVAADRTHGSAYISVRALEVLRDEAGLATERGGDWAAIAETARELRAARPTMTALGNRVNRAMAAATDRTPRAVERAASAAIETALDADDAAAETAATIVGGDRLVTLSRSGTVERALALADPESVLVAESRPGGEGVGVAERLAPDHDVTLCPDAALAHELATDAYDAVLVGADTVLLDGRVLNKAGTRAVALAADHEGVPVYAVAAAAKVSPDPDPRFESADSADVYDGPADLSVHAPLFDVTPAPLLAGVITEDGLLDASDVAAVAEQHRARRDW; from the coding sequence ATGACCGAGACGCACGTCGTCACCTGCTTCCTCCGCCACCGGGGCGACGTTCTCCTCCTCCGACGGAGCGAGGCCGTCGGTTCGTACACCGGACGGTGGGGCGGCGTCGCGGGCCACGTCGCCGACGACGCGGGCCGGGACCGGACCCCCGAGGCCGCCGCACGCGCCGAAATCAGCGAGGAGACGGGACTGGCCGACGCGTGTTCGCTCGTCCGCCGTGGCGACCCGTTCACCGTGACCGACGCCGAACTCGGCCGGGAGTGGCTCGTCCACCCCTTCCTGTTCGACTGTAACTCGCGCGACGTGACCACCAACGAGGAGACGGCGGCCGTCGAGTGGGTGTCCCCGACGGCCATCCTCCGCCGCGAGACGGTGCCGGACCTCTGGACCTCTTACGACCGCGTGCGGCCGACGGCCGAGTCGGTTGCGGCCGACCGCACCCACGGGTCCGCCTACATCTCGGTCCGCGCCCTCGAAGTCTTGCGGGACGAGGCCGGACTCGCGACCGAGCGCGGCGGTGACTGGGCGGCAATCGCAGAGACGGCCCGCGAACTCCGGGCGGCCCGGCCGACGATGACGGCCCTCGGGAACCGCGTCAACCGCGCGATGGCGGCGGCCACGGACCGGACGCCGCGCGCCGTCGAACGCGCCGCGAGTGCGGCCATCGAAACCGCGCTCGACGCCGACGACGCCGCGGCCGAGACGGCCGCCACGATTGTCGGCGGCGACCGACTCGTCACGCTCTCTCGGTCGGGGACCGTCGAGCGGGCACTCGCGCTTGCCGACCCCGAGTCCGTGCTGGTCGCCGAGTCCCGGCCCGGCGGCGAGGGCGTCGGCGTCGCGGAACGACTCGCACCCGACCACGACGTGACGCTGTGTCCCGACGCCGCGCTCGCCCACGAACTCGCGACCGACGCCTACGACGCCGTGCTGGTCGGTGCCGACACGGTCCTCCTGGACGGGCGCGTACTCAACAAGGCCGGAACGCGGGCGGTGGCCCTCGCCGCCGACCACGAGGGTGTGCCGGTCTATGCCGTCGCCGCTGCCGCCAAGGTGAGCCCCGACCCGGACCCCCGTTTCGAGTCCGCCGACTCCGCTGACGTGTACGACGGCCCGGCCGACCTGTCGGTTCACGCCCCGCTGTTCGACGTGACGCCCGCCCCTCTGCTCGCAGGGGTCATCACCGAGGACGGCCTGCTGGACGCCAGCGACGTGGCGGCCGTCGCCGAGCAACACCGGGCACGCAGAGACTGGTAG
- a CDS encoding aconitate hydratase — protein sequence MGQTLTEKILDDHLVDGELETGEEIGIEIDQVLTQDTTGTLVWLQFEALGLDEVQTELAAQYCDHQTYQFDFKNTDDHRFLRSAAGTFGAYFSRPGNGICHNVHRENFAAPGKTMLGSDSHTPTPGGLGELAIGSGGLDVAVAMGGGAYYIEMPEVVNVRLEGELPAWATAKDVILEMLRRLSVKGGVDKIFEYTGPGVETLSAPERMTITNMGTELGATSSIFPTDERTKEYLEKVGRADEFEEVQPDEDAEYADQVTIDLSELEPLIAEPSMPDNVVPVREVAGQDVDQVIIGSCTNGGYEDVLPAAKMLEGRSIQRDMEMIVAPGSKKASEMLAREGWTAEMMAAGVNYSESTCGACIGIGHVPGSDSVSLRTFNRNFEGRSGIEDDNVYLCSPEVATAAAIKGEIVDPRDLADELGDLEDPGFELPDAYEGAENDIITPDDPVDDSLVKGPNIGDVPLKDELDAHLEGPALLKMEDNITTDHIIPATQDILMYRSNIPKLSEFTLSRVDEDFAQRALDSDGGFLVAGENYGQGSSREHAALCPMYLGVEGVLAQSFARIHKANLFNFGLLPLEIDEADYENIEQGDDIEVVDDVAEAVRSGQEEFTVRVNDDWELTATLDASEREREILADGGKLSHTKKKADDGSGAPADD from the coding sequence ATGGGACAGACGCTTACAGAAAAGATTCTCGACGACCACCTCGTCGACGGTGAACTCGAAACCGGCGAGGAGATTGGAATCGAGATCGACCAGGTGCTGACACAGGACACGACCGGGACGCTCGTATGGCTGCAGTTCGAGGCACTGGGGCTGGACGAGGTCCAGACGGAACTGGCGGCACAGTACTGTGACCACCAGACCTACCAGTTCGACTTCAAGAACACGGACGACCACCGCTTCCTCCGCTCTGCGGCAGGCACGTTCGGCGCGTACTTCTCGCGTCCGGGCAACGGTATCTGTCACAACGTCCACCGCGAGAACTTCGCCGCGCCCGGCAAGACGATGCTGGGGTCGGACTCCCACACCCCGACGCCCGGCGGACTCGGGGAACTCGCAATCGGTTCGGGTGGGCTGGACGTGGCCGTCGCCATGGGTGGCGGTGCCTACTACATCGAGATGCCGGAAGTCGTCAACGTCCGCCTCGAGGGCGAGCTCCCCGCGTGGGCGACGGCCAAAGACGTCATCCTCGAGATGCTGCGGCGTCTCTCGGTGAAGGGTGGCGTCGACAAGATTTTCGAGTACACCGGGCCAGGCGTCGAGACGCTGTCGGCACCGGAGCGCATGACTATCACGAACATGGGTACGGAACTCGGCGCGACGTCGAGTATCTTCCCCACCGACGAGCGCACGAAGGAGTACCTCGAGAAGGTCGGCCGGGCCGACGAGTTCGAGGAGGTCCAGCCCGACGAGGACGCCGAGTACGCGGACCAAGTCACGATCGACCTCTCGGAGCTTGAGCCACTCATCGCCGAGCCGTCGATGCCCGACAACGTTGTGCCGGTTCGTGAGGTCGCGGGTCAGGACGTCGACCAGGTCATCATCGGCTCCTGTACCAACGGCGGGTACGAGGACGTGCTGCCCGCGGCGAAGATGCTCGAGGGGCGTTCGATCCAGCGTGACATGGAGATGATCGTCGCGCCCGGCTCGAAGAAGGCCAGCGAGATGCTCGCCCGTGAGGGCTGGACGGCCGAGATGATGGCCGCCGGTGTCAACTACTCCGAGTCCACCTGTGGTGCCTGTATCGGTATCGGCCACGTGCCCGGGAGCGACTCCGTCTCGCTGCGGACGTTCAACCGCAACTTCGAGGGTCGCTCGGGTATCGAGGACGACAACGTCTACCTCTGTTCGCCGGAGGTCGCCACTGCGGCGGCCATCAAGGGCGAAATCGTCGACCCGCGTGACCTCGCCGACGAACTCGGCGACCTCGAAGACCCCGGGTTCGAACTGCCCGACGCCTACGAGGGTGCCGAGAACGACATCATCACGCCCGACGACCCCGTCGACGACAGCCTCGTCAAGGGGCCGAACATCGGCGACGTGCCGCTGAAGGACGAACTCGACGCCCACCTCGAAGGACCGGCCCTCCTGAAGATGGAGGACAACATCACGACCGACCACATCATCCCTGCCACGCAGGACATCCTGATGTACCGGTCGAACATCCCGAAGCTCTCGGAGTTCACGCTCTCGCGCGTCGACGAGGACTTCGCACAGCGCGCGCTCGACTCCGACGGCGGCTTCCTCGTCGCCGGCGAGAACTACGGACAGGGCTCCTCGCGTGAACACGCGGCCCTCTGTCCGATGTACCTCGGTGTCGAGGGCGTCCTCGCACAGAGCTTCGCCCGCATCCACAAGGCCAACCTGTTCAACTTCGGTCTCCTCCCGCTGGAAATCGACGAGGCCGACTACGAGAACATCGAACAGGGCGACGACATCGAAGTCGTCGACGACGTGGCCGAGGCCGTCCGCTCCGGGCAGGAAGAGTTCACCGTCCGCGTCAACGACGACTGGGAACTCACCGCGACGCTCGACGCCTCCGAGCGCGAACGCGAGATTCTGGCCGACGGTGGCAAGCTCTCGCACACGAAGAAGAAGGCAGACGACGGTAGCGGCGCGCCCGCAGACGACTAG
- a CDS encoding deoxyuridine 5'-triphosphate nucleotidohydrolase produces MFRSGAFVADHLGDLRESQVQPNGVDLTLGTVFEQTDPGRIERGDKTVGARRELDAEDGVFTLSPGGYVVRYAERIAIPDEHVGFLYPRSSLLRNSCMLNTAVWDAGYEGRGEGLLQVHHDIELERGARIAQLTLAAADHDGTYDGSYQREHL; encoded by the coding sequence ATGTTCCGCAGTGGCGCGTTCGTCGCCGACCACCTCGGTGACCTCCGCGAGTCACAGGTTCAACCGAACGGCGTCGACCTCACGCTGGGCACCGTCTTCGAGCAGACTGACCCGGGCCGCATCGAGCGCGGCGACAAGACAGTCGGTGCCCGCCGCGAACTCGACGCCGAGGACGGCGTGTTCACGCTCTCGCCCGGTGGGTACGTCGTCCGCTACGCCGAGCGTATCGCGATACCCGACGAACACGTCGGCTTCCTCTACCCGCGCTCGTCGCTCCTGCGCAACTCCTGTATGCTGAACACGGCCGTCTGGGACGCGGGCTACGAGGGCCGCGGCGAGGGGCTGTTGCAGGTCCACCACGACATCGAACTCGAACGCGGCGCGCGCATCGCCCAACTCACGCTCGCGGCGGCCGACCACGACGGGACCTACGACGGCTCCTACCAGCGCGAACACTTGTAG
- a CDS encoding BGTF surface domain-containing protein, which translates to MTRFGWVLCLVVLGAVAGGAAAGSVAAVTDDGAASTAAASEQTTNVSISTLTGPQRLFVAAREAETADEIQNVSTTESEVVYPRATLVVLLSAPDLQTAVSRQSGDDTSERLRSLLASDRAVLRSSQSGVVDTPKTLALTDSAATTAVRVNADIVALAVNVSRLSAMHDRNGNGLADDGGTASVQPPESYRLRFTYEGTTARTDIRFENPSATLAPTTEGPLSFLAGAGQSVSGTTTLPAGTNLSVVFTTTGDPSFVQTRRATVDDDSTFTATFDLSDAPAGTNVTVVVRRGDRTLGGRTGRIETPSATARVPSRVSPGDILRIRSPTSSHPGFLVVRRNTTDGEILAARSFGAGESETRLIPVDRSADRLVVQAYLDIDGNGRLDADGPDRLFDPTGPPLATVDVGPPPPDTTTRTRTATPMPETETTTDTATAATDTATPTRPDRGQTTVVVTPTSGPGFGVGTALAALVLFLLGRR; encoded by the coding sequence ATGACACGGTTCGGGTGGGTACTCTGTCTGGTGGTTCTCGGTGCTGTCGCCGGTGGCGCGGCGGCCGGGAGTGTGGCGGCCGTCACGGACGACGGTGCTGCCTCGACCGCTGCCGCGAGCGAGCAGACGACGAACGTCTCCATCTCGACACTTACCGGGCCACAGCGGTTGTTCGTCGCTGCACGGGAAGCGGAGACAGCGGACGAAATACAGAACGTGTCCACGACGGAATCCGAGGTGGTCTACCCCCGGGCGACGCTCGTCGTCTTGCTGTCGGCACCCGACCTCCAAACGGCCGTCAGCCGACAGTCCGGTGACGATACGAGCGAACGTCTCCGCTCGCTGCTCGCGAGCGACCGCGCCGTACTCCGTTCGTCACAGAGTGGGGTGGTCGACACACCGAAGACGCTTGCACTCACCGACAGTGCCGCGACGACGGCGGTGCGAGTGAACGCCGACATCGTCGCGTTGGCGGTGAACGTTTCGCGCCTGTCGGCGATGCACGACCGGAACGGCAACGGCCTCGCCGACGACGGCGGTACCGCGTCCGTCCAGCCGCCAGAATCGTATCGACTGCGCTTCACCTACGAGGGCACCACGGCACGGACGGATATCCGGTTCGAAAACCCTTCGGCGACCCTCGCCCCCACCACAGAGGGTCCGTTATCGTTTCTCGCGGGCGCAGGCCAGTCAGTGTCCGGCACGACGACGCTCCCCGCCGGCACGAACCTCTCTGTCGTCTTCACGACTACCGGCGACCCTTCGTTCGTCCAGACGCGCCGAGCCACGGTCGACGACGATTCGACGTTTACTGCCACGTTCGACCTCTCGGATGCCCCGGCTGGGACGAACGTGACCGTCGTCGTCCGCCGTGGCGACCGGACGCTCGGCGGCCGGACGGGGCGAATCGAGACGCCCAGTGCGACCGCACGCGTCCCGTCGCGGGTTTCGCCGGGAGACATCCTCCGAATCCGAAGCCCTACGTCCTCTCACCCCGGATTCCTCGTCGTCAGGCGAAACACGACGGACGGCGAGATACTCGCGGCTCGCTCGTTCGGTGCCGGGGAGAGCGAGACACGATTGATTCCGGTGGACCGGTCCGCCGACCGCCTCGTGGTGCAGGCTTATCTCGACATCGACGGGAACGGGCGACTCGACGCCGACGGCCCTGACCGACTGTTCGACCCCACCGGTCCGCCGCTGGCGACCGTCGACGTCGGCCCGCCGCCACCCGACACGACGACTCGAACACGCACCGCGACGCCGATGCCAGAGACCGAGACGACGACCGACACGGCGACTGCGGCCACCGACACCGCGACGCCCACACGACCCGACCGGGGACAGACCACCGTCGTCGTCACGCCGACGAGTGGGCCGGGCTTCGGCGTCGGGACGGCCCTCGCGGCACTCGTCCTGTTCCTCCTCGGGCGGCGGTGA
- the msrA gene encoding peptide-methionine (S)-S-oxide reductase MsrA, whose translation MTDDHERATLAGGCFWCIEAALEELDGVHEATSGYCGGHVEDPTYRQVCSGSTGHAEAVQVTYDPDIVAYEDLLEVFFSIHTPTTKDREGPDVGSQYRSAVYYHDEAQRETVEAFVDELEREGVYDDPIVTEVEPLETFYEAEAKHQNYFEKHPNKPYCAANVRPKVEKVREQFATRAN comes from the coding sequence ATGACGGACGACCACGAACGGGCGACGCTCGCCGGTGGCTGTTTCTGGTGCATCGAGGCGGCACTCGAAGAACTCGACGGCGTCCACGAGGCCACGTCCGGCTACTGCGGCGGCCACGTCGAGGACCCGACCTACAGGCAGGTCTGTTCGGGGTCGACGGGCCACGCCGAGGCGGTGCAGGTAACCTACGACCCCGATATCGTGGCGTACGAGGACTTGCTCGAAGTGTTCTTCAGCATCCACACGCCCACGACCAAGGACAGGGAAGGGCCTGACGTGGGGAGCCAGTACCGCTCGGCCGTCTACTACCACGACGAAGCCCAACGCGAGACTGTCGAGGCGTTCGTCGACGAACTGGAGCGAGAGGGCGTCTACGACGACCCCATCGTGACCGAAGTCGAGCCGCTGGAGACGTTCTACGAGGCGGAGGCGAAGCATCAGAACTACTTCGAGAAACATCCGAACAAGCCCTACTGTGCGGCCAACGTCCGGCCGAAAGTCGAGAAGGTCCGCGAACAGTTCGCCACGCGGGCGAACTGA
- a CDS encoding PHP domain-containing protein produces MTETATIQLDPHVHTGASYDGHGSVRELLTHCHNGPLDAVAITDHDTTVAAREAVSLQERYDVTVVPGVEVSTADGHVLGIGIRDRPPVGEPLATSVARIRNQGGLAVVPHPFQLSRHGVRKRDLTACDGIEVFNAWSMTGIQNRRAKLFAARNDYPQLGASDAHTPETVGRGCTEVELPDTADELSADAILDALAAGRTRPVGESTSARRYIGKYTRSVGRQVLDRVD; encoded by the coding sequence ATGACCGAGACAGCGACCATCCAACTCGACCCGCACGTCCACACGGGAGCCTCCTACGACGGGCACGGGTCCGTCCGCGAACTCCTCACGCACTGTCACAACGGTCCGCTCGACGCCGTTGCCATCACCGACCACGACACGACCGTCGCCGCGCGTGAAGCCGTCTCACTGCAGGAACGCTACGACGTGACCGTCGTCCCCGGCGTCGAGGTGTCGACGGCCGACGGGCACGTCCTCGGCATCGGAATCCGCGACCGGCCGCCGGTCGGTGAGCCGTTGGCCACGAGCGTCGCCCGCATCCGCAACCAGGGCGGCCTCGCAGTTGTTCCCCACCCCTTCCAACTCAGCCGTCACGGCGTCCGGAAGCGGGACCTCACGGCGTGTGATGGCATCGAAGTATTCAACGCGTGGTCGATGACCGGTATCCAGAACCGGCGGGCGAAACTGTTCGCCGCTCGCAACGATTATCCGCAACTCGGCGCGAGCGACGCCCACACGCCCGAGACGGTCGGTCGTGGCTGCACCGAGGTCGAACTACCGGACACGGCGGACGAACTCTCCGCCGACGCTATCCTCGACGCGCTCGCGGCGGGTCGGACGCGGCCGGTCGGGGAGTCTACCTCGGCGCGGCGGTACATCGGGAAGTACACGCGGTCGGTCGGACGGCAGGTCCTCGACCGCGTGGACTGA
- a CDS encoding CDP-alcohol phosphatidyltransferase family protein produces the protein MSDETSPSGWALPEVVVTQMERRWDSSVGMQLFGRLTGADYLSLVALLFAWSSAVLFLRGAVDVAVLVMFGAFVFDKLDGYYARANGLSSPFGRQVDSFIDVFAYLVTGALLYHVALSPSVWMTVFVGFAILAFGGLRLVRHASDGFGESEGESYYVGFTVVHVNFAVLLTYYLDVFVAAWNGWLAAVPILLTCPLMVSGYKSYKTWTGHLLAGGLALTAAALSLSLALGWIGGS, from the coding sequence ATGTCCGACGAAACCAGTCCATCCGGATGGGCACTCCCCGAGGTAGTCGTCACGCAGATGGAACGCCGTTGGGACAGTTCAGTTGGAATGCAGTTGTTCGGGCGGTTGACGGGTGCCGACTACTTGAGTCTCGTCGCGTTGTTGTTCGCGTGGTCGAGTGCGGTGTTGTTCCTGCGCGGAGCAGTCGACGTGGCCGTGCTCGTGATGTTCGGTGCCTTCGTGTTCGACAAACTCGACGGGTACTACGCCCGTGCGAACGGCCTCTCGTCGCCGTTCGGGCGACAGGTCGACTCGTTCATCGACGTGTTCGCGTACCTCGTGACCGGGGCACTCCTCTATCACGTCGCGCTCTCGCCGTCCGTGTGGATGACCGTGTTCGTCGGGTTCGCCATCCTCGCGTTCGGCGGTCTCCGCCTCGTTCGACACGCGAGTGACGGCTTCGGTGAGTCCGAGGGAGAGAGCTACTACGTCGGGTTCACCGTCGTCCACGTCAACTTCGCCGTCCTGCTCACGTACTACCTCGACGTGTTCGTCGCCGCGTGGAACGGGTGGCTGGCTGCCGTACCCATCCTCCTCACCTGTCCGCTGATGGTCTCGGGATACAAGAGCTACAAGACGTGGACCGGCCACCTGCTCGCGGGCGGACTCGCGCTGACCGCGGCCGCCCTGAGCCTGTCGTTGGCACTCGGGTGGATTGGGGGCAGTTGA
- a CDS encoding GNAT family N-acetyltransferase, with amino-acid sequence MARTSLLVRSGLWRVTRHAAVRRLAHRLADAGVFVAQLDRFERAAGDTTPQYPQGVRLDIVPADTWVPDRLADAPLSPEDVLVRAERDGEAVGYCCLSNRPVYVPELDRRVALSGAYLWRLFVVPAERECGIGTAIIARAVAAAADELGAERISALVAPDNLPSRAAFRGLGFRPTERFSSAGIGGWERHRHRHLTPSA; translated from the coding sequence ATGGCTCGCACGTCCCTGCTGGTTCGGTCGGGACTCTGGCGCGTGACCCGCCACGCGGCCGTCCGCCGGCTCGCCCACAGACTGGCCGACGCCGGTGTCTTCGTCGCACAGCTGGACCGGTTCGAGCGGGCGGCCGGCGATACCACGCCACAGTATCCCCAGGGCGTCCGCCTCGACATCGTGCCCGCCGACACGTGGGTACCGGACCGGTTGGCGGACGCACCGCTGTCACCCGAGGATGTCCTCGTACGCGCCGAGCGGGACGGTGAGGCAGTCGGGTACTGCTGTCTCAGCAATCGGCCGGTGTACGTGCCGGAACTCGACAGGCGAGTGGCGTTGTCCGGGGCGTACCTCTGGCGGCTCTTCGTCGTCCCCGCGGAACGGGAGTGCGGTATCGGGACGGCGATAATCGCACGGGCGGTGGCGGCCGCCGCCGACGAACTCGGTGCCGAACGCATCAGCGCGCTCGTCGCCCCGGACAACCTTCCGTCTCGGGCGGCCTTTCGCGGCCTCGGGTTTCGACCGACCGAACGGTTCAGCAGTGCCGGCATCGGTGGCTGGGAACGCCACCGCCACCGACACCTCACCCCCAGTGCGTAG
- a CDS encoding metal-dependent hydrolase has translation MMTPTHAFVGALLGATTVLFAPSLTPTAVVVGFVGGALPDIDLLATHRRSTHYPVYATAAALPVMAAVAVAPSPAGVLFAVFLASAATHALMDALGGGVEVRPWEATSEKGVFNHATGRWIVPRRWVRYAGAPEDLALAVLCCLPTLLVVSGRLRLALLAVLCCSGLFTAVRRRLSGLTERLFADAADA, from the coding sequence ATGATGACGCCGACTCACGCCTTCGTCGGCGCGCTCCTCGGCGCGACGACAGTGCTGTTCGCGCCGTCCCTCACGCCGACTGCCGTCGTCGTCGGGTTCGTCGGTGGTGCCCTCCCGGATATCGACTTGCTGGCGACTCACCGTCGCTCCACACACTATCCCGTCTACGCGACGGCCGCGGCCCTCCCCGTGATGGCCGCTGTCGCCGTCGCTCCGTCGCCGGCCGGTGTCCTCTTCGCCGTCTTCCTCGCCAGTGCGGCCACACACGCTCTCATGGACGCCCTCGGCGGTGGCGTCGAGGTGCGGCCGTGGGAGGCCACCTCCGAGAAGGGCGTGTTCAACCACGCGACCGGCCGCTGGATAGTCCCGCGCCGGTGGGTCCGCTACGCCGGTGCCCCGGAGGACCTCGCGCTGGCGGTGCTGTGCTGCCTCCCGACTCTGCTCGTGGTCAGTGGCCGACTTCGCCTCGCCCTGCTCGCAGTCCTCTGTTGTTCCGGGCTGTTCACCGCCGTCCGCCGTCGGCTGTCTGGCCTCACGGAGCGTCTCTTCGCCGACGCCGCCGACGCCTGA
- a CDS encoding DUF6114 domain-containing protein, whose translation MSDGDTHSHGNGLLAAVSTVSRRRLARANRWRRGRPFGGGVLLILGGLMVTYVSGGYARDLLLIGGAYTSIGLVVALLMVLSGIAALAMPEESSIVGIVGTAMALLSLLTALGGLLIGMLLGIHGGVAVWAWEREDEE comes from the coding sequence ATGAGCGACGGCGACACGCACAGCCACGGAAACGGGCTACTGGCGGCCGTTTCGACCGTGAGTCGACGACGGCTCGCGCGTGCCAACCGGTGGCGACGGGGACGACCGTTCGGCGGCGGCGTCCTCCTGATTCTCGGCGGGCTGATGGTCACGTACGTCTCCGGTGGGTACGCCCGTGACCTGCTGCTCATCGGCGGTGCCTACACGAGCATCGGGCTGGTCGTCGCGCTGTTGATGGTGCTGTCCGGTATCGCCGCGCTGGCGATGCCCGAGGAGTCGTCTATCGTCGGCATCGTCGGGACGGCGATGGCCCTGTTGTCGCTGCTCACCGCGCTCGGCGGTCTCCTGATAGGAATGTTGCTCGGCATCCACGGCGGCGTCGCGGTGTGGGCGTGGGAGCGAGAGGACGAGGAATGA